From the genome of Oceanivirga salmonicida:
GAAATACCTGCATTTGAAAAAGATGGAAATAGAAGAGCAAATTTAGGAGGTTCATCTTTAGCGTTATCAGCACAATCAAAATATCAAGATGAAGCCTATGATTTTGTTAAGTTTGCTTTAACAACAACTAAAGGTGAAGATGTTATGATATCATATGGATTATTCCCAGCATACACACCATACTATCAAGAAGCTAATTTTAAAGCAGATAATCCATATTTTGGAATGGATATAAATGGTTATTTCGCTAAATTAACAGAGGGAATTCCTAATATGGAATATGGTTCTATAATGTTAGATGCATCAAAACCATTATATGACTTGTCATCGGAAATAATGAATAGTGATAAAAGTATAGATGAATCATTGAAAAATACAGCTGAGACTATTCATAGACTAACAAAATTACCAATTAATTAAATATAATAAATATAAAAAAATGGGAGGGAATAGACTCTCCCGTTTATTTGAAAGGCGGTAAAATGAAAAAAAAATTTATCCCATATATATTTATAACACCTTTTTTCACCTTATTTATATTATTTTTAGTATATCCAATATTGGAATCATTTTATTTGTCATTTCATGAAGTGAAAGGGCTTAAAAACATATTTGTAGGTTTAGAAAATTATAAATTAGTATTAACAGATAAAATTTTTTGGCAATCAATCCTAAATGTGTTTATAATATTAGCTTTACAAGTTCCAATTATGATATTATTAGCAACAATATTTGCAACAATGTTAAATTCAGAAACATTAAAATTTAAGGGATTATTTAGATTATTTATTTTTTTACCTGTTTTAATAGATTTAGTAACTTATTCTATAGTTTTTTCTGTGTTTTTTAATGAACATTTTGGAATAATAAATCATTTATTAAGTTTAATTCATATACCACCAATATATTGGATATCAAATTATTTAGCAGCTAAAATATTAATAGTTATTGCAATAACTTGGAGATGGACAGGCTATAATACTATTATTATTTTATCTGGATTACAATCAATTGATAAAAGTTTATATGAATTTGCAGATATTGAAGGAGCTGGTAAAATTACTAGATTATTTAAAATAACATTGCCATTATTAAAACCTATTATGTTGTTTTGTGCAATTATGAGTACAATTGGAACAATACAATTATTTACAGAACCGATGATTTTAACAA
Proteins encoded in this window:
- a CDS encoding carbohydrate ABC transporter permease gives rise to the protein MKKKFIPYIFITPFFTLFILFLVYPILESFYLSFHEVKGLKNIFVGLENYKLVLTDKIFWQSILNVFIILALQVPIMILLATIFATMLNSETLKFKGLFRLFIFLPVLIDLVTYSIVFSVFFNEHFGIINHLLSLIHIPPIYWISNYLAAKILIVIAITWRWTGYNTIIILSGLQSIDKSLYEFADIEGAGKITRLFKITLPLLKPIMLFCAIMSTIGTIQLFTEPMILTNGGPSNSTLTPIMYLYSYGFKNFKFGYASAIAYVITTIVFVMSIIQIKLTKGGE